From the genome of Miscanthus floridulus cultivar M001 chromosome 10, ASM1932011v1, whole genome shotgun sequence, one region includes:
- the LOC136487046 gene encoding proteasome subunit alpha type-5, with protein MFLTRTEYDRGVNTFSPEGRLFQVEYAIEAIKLGSTAIGLKTKDGVVLAVEKRVTSPLLEPSSVEKIMEIDEHIGCAMSGLIADARTLVEHARVETQNHRFSYGEPMTVESSTQAICDLALRFGEGDEESMSRPFGVSLLIAGHDENGPSLYYTDPSGTFWQCNAKAIGSGSEGADSSLQEQYNKELTLQEAETIALSILKQVMEEKVTPNNVDIAKVAPKYHLYTPAEVEAVIARL; from the exons ATGTTTCTCACGAG GACGGAGTACGACCGCGGGGTGAACACCTTCTCGCCGGAGGGGCGGCTGTTCCAGGTCGAGTACGCCATCGAGGCCATCAAG TTGGGATCCACTGCGATTGGGTTGAAGACAAAGGATGGTGTTGTCCTTGCTGTTGAGAAACGTGTGACCTCTCCACTGCTG GAACCAAGCAGTGTGgagaaaatcatggaaattgatgAGCACATAGGCTGTGCCATGAGTGGACTTATTGCTGATGCTAGAACGCTAGTGGAGCATGCTCGTGTTGAGACTCAG AATCATAGGTTCTCATATGGGGAGCCAATGACCGTAGAATCTTCTACACAAGCTATCTGTGACTTGGCTCTGCGCTTTGGAGAAGGTGATGAAGAGTCAATG TCACGGCCATTTGGAGTCTCCCTCCTAATTGCTGGACATGATGAGAATGGACCTAGCTT ATACTACACGGATCCATCTGGAACCTTCTggcaatgcaatgcaaaggcaaTTGGATCAGGTTCTGAAGGAGCTGATAGCTCCTTGCAGGAGCAGTACAACAAG GAACTAACCCTCCAGGAGGCGGAGACCATAGCCCTTTCTATCCTGAAGCAGGTTATGGAAGAGAAG GTGACCCCAAACAATGTCGATATCGCCAAGGTTGCCCCCAAGTACCACCTCTACACCCCTGCTGAGGTCGAAGCTGTCATCGCGAGGCTGTAA